acactccgtcgacaaccactcggtcggtccgcatcaaccactctacactccgtcaacaaccactcggtcggccTATTATCATCCTACGGGCGACTTATTGCCACCCTACGGGCAGCCTACTAAGGAGCTAGGAGATTCCGAATTATAGGAATCATTTGAGCTCCCCGAAGATTCTAATCGTTTGCAATGCTCGAGGCGACAAGTGATGGCATTTTGTGAGTAATTGCTCTGCCACCTCGAGCACGTCACGGAGATCCTGCAGAGCGACTGTTCAAGGTGACCAATGCCgacatgacacgtcagaccatcCGCATGTCATCCGTTGAGTACTCACGTGACctgcttagtataaatagggggaTCACACCCCTCATTTGGGGGAGggagaactcatcagtactagactaatacacttgcgatttgatcatcatctttctcttgcttactttttattactgttcgtcactcgtagagcgatatagcttcgaaccgttCAGTCGTCGACCGGTGACCCACCGAGCGACATCCTTCACCACCCGTAgcacacgtattcgtagcgtaatcgtagaccccgtttacattaacGCTATCAATAAGGTAGCtggaaattaattttatttctggTAGGTAGTACTGTAGTAGATCAGATACTAAGGggtcgtttggttcacggaatcttagattacctcaggtaataggattacctgcaagaaggtaatgtgagattatgggaatgtaagattacctgatgtTTTTGGTTAAAGTTgtaggaatataatattaatttgtttgGTTGAAGGTTATGTTTTAGGTTATANCTTTTTAATTCTTGCCTTCAGTCATATAATAGCCCAATTTTCATCAACCAACCATTCGACCATGACCAGCAACTTAGACCACAACAGCAATTAAAATCAATGCAATTTCAGCAGATGAATAAAAGaaggggttgttatgccgtggacccaggtccaccttgcaaggtgaacttgggtctacattcatatatactatacattatattcacatacactatactttacattcacaatttgtaaactccacatttacacattataggattatatgtttagtaagtATATtatcactgttatgcattcacacattcaaaactctatattcacaggttctatactccacatttacacattacaaggctacaagttgctagaacttcttaactctattacagattcacacatgcataactctacattcacgatttctatactccatattcacaatttgaaaccttcatattcacacatttctgggcaactctacattcacacaatcataaatctacattcacgatttctatactctacattcacactttgaaacctctacattcacacatttttggacaactctatattcagcaatatgtttacttaaaaaaaaaaaaggacgtAGTTttagacccaagtccaccttgcaaggtggacctgggtccacagcataatttgcctaaaaGAAGGATACTTGAGggcaattttgaaatattaaaaagtaatctcacattacctaaCAAAAACTTGGTAATCACTTCACCTCAAACATACCCTCATTTCCTATGTGGCAGTCATCTTATATTACTTAGCATCTCACATTACCTAAACCAAACATGGTAATCTAATATTACCTTCCTCAGATTACCAAGGTAATGTTAGATCccctgaaccaaacgccccctaagaTCAATCACAATAgtgatttttcataattttaaaggAAAAACATGACTTATGTAGAGGAGAAGAGAGAAAAGTTGGGATCTTCCTATAAGAatgatcaatcattattgtgtggactaaaaataaaaagtacattatttttgtataatgtactttttatgtacctacagtacaaaaataatgtaccttcagtacaaaaataatgtactttttatttttggtccacatagctatgtggaccatggtccatgcaataatttaccAAGAACGATTTTTGTGGGGCCTGCTAGGAGAGAGAAAAGGGTAAGGAGAGGTGTAGCGGCGTGCCTGGGCTGCAAAAATTGCACCTAGTCGGGCGCGTGTAGTGCGCGTCCGCTACTCTATTTTTTCGCGTCAAACTtgctttttattctttttttctctctttttccttcttctctctTTCATCTCTCTCCTAATTGGCACCTCAAACACCTCACCCGCCTCCCccgcaaaaataataataataataataataataataataataataataataattgaggaTGCCCTAATTCAAGCACTAACCTCGTACTCTAGACTCTTCTCGATTGGATAACTCCACCATGCTATTTTGATCATTACAACGTTTCATGTAatgaaaatgtatatatatattgcagcggGTTAcgtgaaaaaataaatttacgcGAAACGACATCATTTTTGAACTATGGCCCACACGGCTATAATAACTATTATGAGGCATAATGGTATGACACCTTGGACAATGACTTAGGAAACATGGGGCATAAATGGTATGATGACCGGAGCATCCTCAATAATCCAAGATTTTGCACAAGTTTTAAGAATCTAAGTAGTAAAAAAAGgtagggaaaaagaaaaaaaaaacaattaatgagGGTGTTCGCCAGTTGACGCATACTTAGAACACTTCGTGATCTAACAAATAACAACTAAATATAAACAtgtattacattaaaaataaatatgtatagtAATACTATAGTCCACATTATTTAACAATTAACCGTCTTTACTGAAACATCCCTCTAAAATTTTatgatgttatttatttatttattattcattgttttcttattGGGCTAAGCAGTTTAGGATTGACCATTTCACTGCATCAACAATAGGCCCAAAGGCCCAATATTATTTTCCtgtattttcttctctcttatTTGGCGCCAACACATCAGTAAAAACCCTTCCACTGTAACTAACAACGAAGACAGTACGGTTCCGACGCCATGGAAGCTCAACCGGAGCTACCTTCTACTGAAGTAGACACGGAAATGGAAGTAGAGGACGACCAAATTCCACCTTCGAATTCCAAGGACCCGCCTCCGATTCTCCGCCTCGACCAGTCTGTGGTGAACAGAATCGCCGCTGGAGAGGTCATCCAGCGACCGGTCTCCGCCGTGAAAGAGCTTGTGGAGAACAGCCTCGACGCTGGCTCCACCTCAATCTCCGTCGTTGTCAAAGACGGCGGCCTCAAACTCATCCAAGTCTCCGATGATGGCCACGGCATTCGCGTATGCCCTCACCTTCCCTGGCTTGCTTTAAAATGTAGCGTGTAATGAATAGCTTTCGCGGATATAATGAAAGAACTCGGAGAAAGTAGCTCTCGGATACGAGAATTCATGAGtaatttcttttagttttaGCATTTATTCTGTTCTGTAAATAACCTGAGCTTCTGGCCAATATAATGTGTAAATAGAAGCTGAAAATTTGAAGGACTAACTTGCAAGTGTTCTATCTGTGTTTACGGTAACTGATGTATGTTATCAATTCGTGAAATTTACCCAATTTCCCCTTTCTGATATTGAATTTTCTTATTCTTGTGTTTGTCTCTAGAAAGAGGATATGCCAATATTATGTGAGAGACATACAACATCCAAGTTGAGTAAGTTTGAGGATTTGCAATCGATCAAATCGATGGGGTTCAGAGGAGAGGCATTGGCTAGCATGACCTATGTAGGTCATGTAACAGTTACCACCATTACCACGGGTCAGTTGCATGGTTACAGGTACTACTGCTAATAGTTTTCAGGAATATCAGGAGTTTATTAACCAGCTAAAAGTTTATTCACTAGATACTTGTAtaaattctttcattttgttCCCAGGCTCCATACTTGTATCCGTAAAATTTTCTCTTCAGGATTTCTGTTGTCATAAAGGACTGTAGTATGATAGAATGTGGCTTTTCTGTAATTGTTCTATTTGTCTGACCTCTTTTCTTGTTGATTACTCTAAATCCTTTAGTTCTGATGGCAGTAGTGATTTTCTATCGTTTAGTTTTCCTGatgtataatatttatcaacTTATGTATTTTAGTTGACTTTTAGGGCAACATATAGAGATGGTGTAATGGAAGATGAACCAAAAGCATGTGCAGCTGTAAAGGGTACTCAAATAATGGTATGATTTTGACATCTCAGCATTCCTCTGCCAGATCCTCTCTTGAAGTTTCATTCTTGACTAGATGTAGTTTATTTAGGCCCCGAGAATCAGTTTTAATGATGTGGAGAGATTTAAAGaacttaatacatatgtatatgcatatatatgttttaaacaAATAGAGTACAAGAGAAATTTCCAATAATGTTGACTAATGGCCATTTCTCCTTTCAATTTAACTTTTGAAGAGGAGTTGGTTCACATTATGGAAGCTCCACCCTAAATCAGGAACTGCAGTAACTCTTTCTGTCGTTCTCAGCAGTCAGCTCAACTAAGCCTTAGTCTAACTAGGCAACTATAGTTATGCACTTGTGCGTTTTGCCTATAGTTATTTTTTATAACACAttcaatatacatacatatatatatatatatatatatatatatatatatatatatatatatatatatatatttgtttatttatttatatgtcatatatacattatgataatttttccttgtttttccTCAGATTGAAAACTTATTTTATAATATGGCTGCTCGGAGGAAAACGCTTCAGAACTCTGCTGATGACTATCCAAAAATTGTGGACCTCATTAGTAGGTTTGCCATTCATCATACAGATGTGAGCTTCTCTTGCAGAAAGGTTGGTGTTCTTTTGGGTAATTATGGCTATTATCACTCTTTACCTTAGCCCTTTTTCTGCTTTTTAAGCACGGTGTAACACTGGCTCATTGTTACATTACTTTGATGCAGCACGGAGCTGCGAGAGCTGATGTTCACTCAGTTGCAACACCCTCAAGACTTGACGCAATACGATCAGTTTATGGTGTGTCAGTTGCACGAAATCTGGTCAAAATTGATGTTTCTGATAATGATCCATCAAATTCAGTTTTTGAGATGGATGGATTCATTTCCAATGCTAATTACATTGCAAAGAAGATTACCATGGTGCTTTTCATCAATGGTATGCACTATTATTCTGATCATTGAAGATAATAATTGGTTTCTTGAAGCTTTTATACCAATTTTATAATCTGTTTGTAACTGTTAAACATGACCACTTAAGAAAAGATTGtcctttcttgtttctttttgcACGTGGACATTTTAAAATGGGTATTATGACTTACATAACAATACAACATACGTTTTATACATTTGATGGTTTGCTATTGGTAGATATTCATATTCTTTTACTTAGCACCCTATCTCATGTTTTTCACTGCTATTTTCACTCTTATTAAGCTAAACAatcattcttttgttttttttttttttcttggccAAAGAGTGGAGCTCaatggcctttttttttttgtttttttttcaattttcctgCTCATGTTTTGTTAAATTGAATGGTCTATGAAGTCTAGACTGTTTCTCTActatatttttttcctaaagaaGATCTTtcgtttctttattttcttttccagACAGACTTGTAGATTGTGGTGCTCTCAAGAGGGCAATTGAAATAGTTTATGGTGCAACATTGCCTAAAGCATCAAAACCATTTGTGTATATGTCAATCACTTTACCCCCTGAGCATGTTGATGTGAATGTACACCCCACAAAGAGAGAGGTATTGATGATTGTGCTGTTAGTTTCTTTAAGTGATGCTCGTGGGAAGGTCTACTCCCACCTCTGTTTCCCATTTCTTTCCCTTCAAAATTTTCTCTCTCAGATTTAAGAATtgctattatttatgttttatataataAGTTTTATACTTTAGGAGTGTTGAGTGTTGTGTTTAATAAACAGGTTAGCCTTTTGAACCAAGAGGTTATTATTGAGAAGATACAATCTGTGGTGGAATTGAAGCTGAGAAGTTCCAATGAGTCAAGGATATTCCAAGAGCAGGTAATCATAAGAAATCTTTTGGAAAGTAACATGTGATATTGATATTGATCCATGATCTTGAATGTGAAAATACTCTCCTGCTTTACAGTAGAACTACCATAGTACCATGTGCCAATgcaaaatcaaaagtgaaatatCAATTTCAAGTGAAACATTAGTTCATCAAAAGTGATCACTGTATGCGGACATTAGTGCATTCTAAGTGAacgctattttttttaaagaagtgaccattattttaagaattgaaaataaaaCAGTAGTTTATCCAAAGTGAAAACCCAACTCATTCAAGGTAAATATTGCTCTCACAACACAGAGCACAGTGTGCAATGATGCATGGTAGTTTTTTTATGTGTACTTTTGTGGACATTACATTTCTGAGAGCATAGTCACTTATTCAGAATAAACTTTATACTTTTGGATCTTCATTTATTCCTGAAGTTAATCCTAAATCCTTGCATGTTTCATTATGAGTCATACTCTGCATgccatctttttctttttctaacaTTATGCTCTATTTCTAATATGGTGCAGACAATGGATCCTTCTTCATCTAGTCCTTTGGCTACGAACCAAGATTCACAAAAAGATCCCTCCAAATCTGGTATAGTGGATATATTCCCAATTTATCCTTGAATTATGGAGAAATGTACTTGATCTGATGTGTAGAATTGTTCTGACTTTTTAGATTTTATCTTTGTTATAATCCAATTAGCTAATCTTGCCTGTTACAGTGATAAAATCACAAAAAACTCCAGTTCATAAAATGATAAGGACAGATTCACTGGATCCTGCCGGAAGGTTGCATGCGTACTTGCAAATCAAGCCTTCTAATAATACAGAAAGAAGTTCTTGCTTGACTTCTGTGAGGTAGAATTAATCTTCTGTGCATGTATATATTCATGCATATATCAACTTGACTTAACAAGTAAATTTTAGATGattataaagagagagagagacataaATGTGAACTTTAGTGACTTTGCTGTAGCCACTCATGGCATATCCTTATGTAAAGAACTGGCATTGTAGGTCTTCTATCAGACAAAGGAGAAACCCTAAGGAGACTGCTGATCTTACTAGCATTCAAGAGCTCATTAATGAGATTGATTCTACCTGTCATTCTGGTATGTGCCAATATATTAAACCATACTGATGATCAAATCAGCCTTTGATTTCTACCAATTTAAAATTCTGTATCCTCGTAGGTTTGCTGGACACTGTAAGGGGCTGCACATACATTGGGATGGCGGATGATGTTTTTGCTCTGCTTCAACACAATACTCACCTTTATCTTGCAAATGTAATTAACTTGAGGTAATTCTTTTagtcaaattaaataaacacaAGCATTTTGCAGGTGTGAATATGTGAGTATGTGACTTTGTAATTGGGAAGGGAGGAAAGCATTGAGTACCATTGTCTCAATCTATAGAGGTTTCCTTAATTGGGTATGATGATGCATACTATTTTACTGATTTATTTACTGCGTTTGAGTGGCATAGTGGAGCAAGGTGATATTTTTCTAACAAGTTAGAGTATTATATGCTCCAACTTGATGGGGTGTTAGAATATAACTTAGTCTGACATTGGGTATTTAGTAGTGGTGTAGTGGACCATTCATAATCTCATATAAACAAAGGACCCTATATAGGCATTAATATATAGTAGATTTTTCTCTATTTCTATCTTAACGAAGTCAATAAATCCCTTCTCTCTAGTTATCTCTAATGCTTCACTTATCCCACATCAACAATAATTGGAGTTGTAATGAAACTGTCAATTGCTGATCCCATGTGAAAGCGACATTTCACCAGATGGGCTACTAGAGTGTTGGCTCATTCTTCTCGCTCTTATTTTCTCTATCTAGCCATTGTGACAGTCCTTTTTGTTTCTGAGGGATAATTCATTGTGGATGTTCAGAATTATAGGCCCATTATTTTGTGTTGCATTGCGAAGCTGAATGTTGAGTGTTTCCAGCTCATTTCTAAGGCCtacttcaaattttcaaaattaatcatggcataaatttttaaaaataactcctTGAAAACTGGAGAGCATTGATTTGCAAGAACATTCTAATCAAGAAGGTCCTATAAAGCAAGTGCTTGTGCAGCCATCTGTAATTGCATATGTTGACAATTCTATAGAACCCTGTGCTAAATGGTTAACAGATTAGAAGATACAAATACTTGTGGCATCATTTTTTATTGTCAAGAACAATGATCAGTATTTAGAAATGTATCAGAACTGCAGTTTAATTCTTATACAAGATCTGAAGCCatgcatt
This portion of the Ipomoea triloba cultivar NCNSP0323 chromosome 5, ASM357664v1 genome encodes:
- the LOC116019706 gene encoding DNA mismatch repair protein MLH1, giving the protein MEAQPELPSTEVDTEMEVEDDQIPPSNSKDPPPILRLDQSVVNRIAAGEVIQRPVSAVKELVENSLDAGSTSISVVVKDGGLKLIQVSDDGHGIRKEDMPILCERHTTSKLSKFEDLQSIKSMGFRGEALASMTYVGHVTVTTITTGQLHGYRATYRDGVMEDEPKACAAVKGTQIMIENLFYNMAARRKTLQNSADDYPKIVDLISRFAIHHTDVSFSCRKHGAARADVHSVATPSRLDAIRSVYGVSVARNLVKIDVSDNDPSNSVFEMDGFISNANYIAKKITMVLFINDRLVDCGALKRAIEIVYGATLPKASKPFVYMSITLPPEHVDVNVHPTKREVSLLNQEVIIEKIQSVVELKLRSSNESRIFQEQTMDPSSSSPLATNQDSQKDPSKSVIKSQKTPVHKMIRTDSLDPAGRLHAYLQIKPSNNTERSSCLTSVRSSIRQRRNPKETADLTSIQELINEIDSTCHSGLLDTVRGCTYIGMADDVFALLQHNTHLYLANVINLSKELMYQQVLRRFAHFNAIQLSEPAPLSELLMLALKEEDVAADDNENDDLKEKIADMNTSLLKQKAEMLEEYFSIYIDSNGNLSRLPVILDQYTPDMDRVPEFVLCLGNDIDWEDEKNCFQSISAALANFYAMHTPLLPNPSGDGSQFYKKGTSSSSINGQGNDTTEDEYENDLLSEAENAWAQREWSIQHVLFPSLRLFFKPPNAMATNGTFVQVASLEKLYRIFERC